A DNA window from Ostrea edulis chromosome 5, xbOstEdul1.1, whole genome shotgun sequence contains the following coding sequences:
- the LOC125650405 gene encoding centromere/kinetochore protein zw10 homolog isoform X1 — MLNFLDLKVHIYRIFRANYSLFVVTFIHTSVLVEKQRGEKTNCLNLRKMSFVSEVLSCAGQLEAKEIQGKVEVLGKKMKDLKLEVYEVTKGKYVDFFPQRLQTTSALIENVNKVSGDLKEAKEKIQNEVKNQLTLSKDVLTSLKGELENHKCVLVILERLVQIQDNLESSVSANRRQNYTEAASSLLKANLLLATPLEGFDDIQILQALQTECFVQKEKLIFEMTEKWKQLVTWNSNDANIQNKSRQVFQLELMSGENVLMELIGAMEVLGVLESTLKTFGNRLVSNLFKPCIVNSTATVKDSPCNVVIVTVNNEKNPVPPPPKQMYMNVMTIIQVLEDYFKNVTIQDGTNILSYIGRNVSQEILELIVKECLTPAIPHNSKDMSEFEANCIEPTRSFQGTLVNLKFILEDDNALEEFVKNIDVLFVNKKSQGILLRARELMKSELHNMVRVSDEYPLGELADKEAPSGRKSRKLELASSCQLSADTFKLPACQISVCTQQLMTLAYETLEEAISSSQDCAVQLFFAVRNMFELFCSVYPTAHQKALTLFPQMSAVFNNDCMYVSHHLSTIGHQFSKSLPQDVQATFVDMMPKIRRLGTDTMLQQLNSQKDIMMEYLQAAKGFVSVSEGSNFASTEKAVKQVLHQLQHLQKVWQEILPVNQYRRSIGTLLNTVVIEISDRVISLEDISASDASQLASLMSLIQKRAGPLMKSTNDDGDVNVTIELQRNVSKWLQFTEIVTVLNANLLEINDRWADGKGPLANELTASEVKQMIRALFQNTDRRSTILAKIR, encoded by the exons ATGTTAAACTTCTTAGATTTGAAAGTCCACATATATCGGATATTTCGAGCGAATTATTCTTTGTTCGTTGTAACATTTATCCACACTTCCGTTTTGGTGGAAAAACAGCGCGGGGAAAAAACAAATTGTCTAAATTTACGGAAAATGTCTTTTGTATCAGAGGTTTTGTCCTGTGCAG GACAACTTGAGGCAAAAGAAATTCAAGGAAAGGTAGAAGTATTGGGGAAGAAGATGAAGGATTTAAAACTGGAAGTCTATGAAGTCACAAAAGGAAAGTATGTTGATTTCTTTCCACAGAGACTTCAAACAACATCAGCATTGATAGAGAATGTGAACAAAGTGTCAGGGGATCTGAAGGAGGCAAaggaaaaaatacaaaatgag GTAAAAAACCAGCTTACTCTTTCAAAGGATGTCCTTACTTCTTTGAAGGGAGAGTTGGAGAATCATAAATGTGTTCTAGTTATATTAGAGAGATTGGTGCAGATACAGGACAACCTAGAAAGTTCTGTGTCTGCCAACAGAAGACAAAATTACACTGAAGCTGCCTCCTCATTGCTGAAAGCAAATTTACTCCTGGCGACACCGCTGGAGGGCTTTGATGATATACAGATTCTACAGGCCTTGCAGACAGAGTGCTTCGTGCAGAAAGAGAAGCTGATATTTGAAATGACAGAGAAATGGAAACAGTTGGTCACCTGGAACTCCAATGATGCaaacattcaaaataaatcCAGACAAGTATTTCAGCTTGAGCTGATGTCAGGAGAAAATGTGCTGATGGAATTGATTGGAGCAATGGAGGTATTAGGAGTTCTGGAATCAACTTTGAAAACTTTTGGGAACAGATTAGTTTCAAACCTGTTCAAGCCCTGTATTGTAAACTCAACAGCCACTGTGAAGGACTCTCCATGTAATGTTGTTATAGTAACAGTCAACAATGAGAAGAATCCAGTTCCGCCCCCTCCCAAACAGATGTACATGAATGTCATGACCATCATCCAGGTCTTAGAGGATTATTTCAAAAACGTGACAATTCAGGATGGTACAAATATCTTATCATATATAGGCAGGAATGTTTCACAGGAAATATTAGAGTTAATTGTCAAAGAATGTTTAACACCAGCAATTCCTCACAATAGTAAGGACATGTCAGAATTTGAAGCAAACTGCATTGAACCAACCAGATCTTTCCAGGGTACCCTGGTGAATTTGAAGTTCATTCTAGAAGATGACAATGCTCTTGAAGAATTTGTAAAGAACATAGATGTCCTCTTTGTCAATAAAAAATCCCAGGGCATTTTGTTGCGAGCTAGAGAGCTTATGAAGTCTGAACTACACAACATGGTGAGAGTTTCTGATGAGTATCCTTTAGGTGAATTGGCAGATAAAGAAGCTCCCTCGGGTAGAAAATCCAGAAAACTAGAGCTCGCAAGCTCATGTCAGCTGAGTGCAGACACATTCAAGCTTCCAGCTTGTCAGATCAG TGTGTGTACACAACAGCTTATGACCCTGGCTTATGAAACTCTTGAGGAAGCTATCAGTAGTTCCCAGGATTGTGCAGTACAACTCTTCTTTGCTGTCAGAAACATGTTTGAGCTTTTCTGTAGTGTGTATCCAACAGCTCACCAGAAAGCACTGACCCTTTTCCCTCAGATGAGTG CTGTGTTCAACAATGACTGCATGTATGTATCACATCACCTGTCCACCATAGGGCATCAGTTCAGCAAGTCCCTGCCCCAGGATGTGCAGGCGACATTCGTAGACATGATGCCAAAGATTCGTCGTCTGGGTACAGACACCATGTTACAACAACTGAACTCGCAGAAAGACATCATGATGGAATATCTGCAGGCAGCCAAGG GGTTTGTCAGTGTGTCTGAGGGTTCAAATTTTGCTAGTACAGAAAAAGCTGTCAAACAGGTGCTCCACCAGCTGCAACATCTGCAGAAAGTATGGCAGGAAATTCTACCAGTCAATCAGTACAGAAGGTCAATAG GTACTCTTCTAAACACAGTTGTTATTGAAATCAGTGATAGAGTGATCAGTTTGGAGGATATTTCTGCCTCAGATGCCTCCCAGCTGGCTTCGCTAATGTCACTCATCCAAAAAAGGGCTGGTCCTCTGATGAAATCGACCAATGATGATGGAGATGTGAATGTTACAATTGAACTCCAGCGTAATGTGTCAAAATGGCTGCAGTTCACGGAAATAGTTACTGTATTGAATGCAAATCTTCTCGAGATAAATGATAGATGGGCTGATGGCAAAGGACCTTTAGCTAATGAACTTACAGCTTCTGAAGTGAAACAGATGATCAGAGCTTTGTTTCAAAATACTGACAGACGATCAACAATTTTGGCAAAAATAAGATAG
- the LOC125650405 gene encoding centromere/kinetochore protein zw10 homolog isoform X2 — protein MKDLKLEVYEVTKGKYVDFFPQRLQTTSALIENVNKVSGDLKEAKEKIQNEVKNQLTLSKDVLTSLKGELENHKCVLVILERLVQIQDNLESSVSANRRQNYTEAASSLLKANLLLATPLEGFDDIQILQALQTECFVQKEKLIFEMTEKWKQLVTWNSNDANIQNKSRQVFQLELMSGENVLMELIGAMEVLGVLESTLKTFGNRLVSNLFKPCIVNSTATVKDSPCNVVIVTVNNEKNPVPPPPKQMYMNVMTIIQVLEDYFKNVTIQDGTNILSYIGRNVSQEILELIVKECLTPAIPHNSKDMSEFEANCIEPTRSFQGTLVNLKFILEDDNALEEFVKNIDVLFVNKKSQGILLRARELMKSELHNMVRVSDEYPLGELADKEAPSGRKSRKLELASSCQLSADTFKLPACQISVCTQQLMTLAYETLEEAISSSQDCAVQLFFAVRNMFELFCSVYPTAHQKALTLFPQMSAVFNNDCMYVSHHLSTIGHQFSKSLPQDVQATFVDMMPKIRRLGTDTMLQQLNSQKDIMMEYLQAAKGFVSVSEGSNFASTEKAVKQVLHQLQHLQKVWQEILPVNQYRRSIGTLLNTVVIEISDRVISLEDISASDASQLASLMSLIQKRAGPLMKSTNDDGDVNVTIELQRNVSKWLQFTEIVTVLNANLLEINDRWADGKGPLANELTASEVKQMIRALFQNTDRRSTILAKIR, from the exons ATGAAGGATTTAAAACTGGAAGTCTATGAAGTCACAAAAGGAAAGTATGTTGATTTCTTTCCACAGAGACTTCAAACAACATCAGCATTGATAGAGAATGTGAACAAAGTGTCAGGGGATCTGAAGGAGGCAAaggaaaaaatacaaaatgag GTAAAAAACCAGCTTACTCTTTCAAAGGATGTCCTTACTTCTTTGAAGGGAGAGTTGGAGAATCATAAATGTGTTCTAGTTATATTAGAGAGATTGGTGCAGATACAGGACAACCTAGAAAGTTCTGTGTCTGCCAACAGAAGACAAAATTACACTGAAGCTGCCTCCTCATTGCTGAAAGCAAATTTACTCCTGGCGACACCGCTGGAGGGCTTTGATGATATACAGATTCTACAGGCCTTGCAGACAGAGTGCTTCGTGCAGAAAGAGAAGCTGATATTTGAAATGACAGAGAAATGGAAACAGTTGGTCACCTGGAACTCCAATGATGCaaacattcaaaataaatcCAGACAAGTATTTCAGCTTGAGCTGATGTCAGGAGAAAATGTGCTGATGGAATTGATTGGAGCAATGGAGGTATTAGGAGTTCTGGAATCAACTTTGAAAACTTTTGGGAACAGATTAGTTTCAAACCTGTTCAAGCCCTGTATTGTAAACTCAACAGCCACTGTGAAGGACTCTCCATGTAATGTTGTTATAGTAACAGTCAACAATGAGAAGAATCCAGTTCCGCCCCCTCCCAAACAGATGTACATGAATGTCATGACCATCATCCAGGTCTTAGAGGATTATTTCAAAAACGTGACAATTCAGGATGGTACAAATATCTTATCATATATAGGCAGGAATGTTTCACAGGAAATATTAGAGTTAATTGTCAAAGAATGTTTAACACCAGCAATTCCTCACAATAGTAAGGACATGTCAGAATTTGAAGCAAACTGCATTGAACCAACCAGATCTTTCCAGGGTACCCTGGTGAATTTGAAGTTCATTCTAGAAGATGACAATGCTCTTGAAGAATTTGTAAAGAACATAGATGTCCTCTTTGTCAATAAAAAATCCCAGGGCATTTTGTTGCGAGCTAGAGAGCTTATGAAGTCTGAACTACACAACATGGTGAGAGTTTCTGATGAGTATCCTTTAGGTGAATTGGCAGATAAAGAAGCTCCCTCGGGTAGAAAATCCAGAAAACTAGAGCTCGCAAGCTCATGTCAGCTGAGTGCAGACACATTCAAGCTTCCAGCTTGTCAGATCAG TGTGTGTACACAACAGCTTATGACCCTGGCTTATGAAACTCTTGAGGAAGCTATCAGTAGTTCCCAGGATTGTGCAGTACAACTCTTCTTTGCTGTCAGAAACATGTTTGAGCTTTTCTGTAGTGTGTATCCAACAGCTCACCAGAAAGCACTGACCCTTTTCCCTCAGATGAGTG CTGTGTTCAACAATGACTGCATGTATGTATCACATCACCTGTCCACCATAGGGCATCAGTTCAGCAAGTCCCTGCCCCAGGATGTGCAGGCGACATTCGTAGACATGATGCCAAAGATTCGTCGTCTGGGTACAGACACCATGTTACAACAACTGAACTCGCAGAAAGACATCATGATGGAATATCTGCAGGCAGCCAAGG GGTTTGTCAGTGTGTCTGAGGGTTCAAATTTTGCTAGTACAGAAAAAGCTGTCAAACAGGTGCTCCACCAGCTGCAACATCTGCAGAAAGTATGGCAGGAAATTCTACCAGTCAATCAGTACAGAAGGTCAATAG GTACTCTTCTAAACACAGTTGTTATTGAAATCAGTGATAGAGTGATCAGTTTGGAGGATATTTCTGCCTCAGATGCCTCCCAGCTGGCTTCGCTAATGTCACTCATCCAAAAAAGGGCTGGTCCTCTGATGAAATCGACCAATGATGATGGAGATGTGAATGTTACAATTGAACTCCAGCGTAATGTGTCAAAATGGCTGCAGTTCACGGAAATAGTTACTGTATTGAATGCAAATCTTCTCGAGATAAATGATAGATGGGCTGATGGCAAAGGACCTTTAGCTAATGAACTTACAGCTTCTGAAGTGAAACAGATGATCAGAGCTTTGTTTCAAAATACTGACAGACGATCAACAATTTTGGCAAAAATAAGATAG
- the LOC125651133 gene encoding craniofacial development protein 2-like, translated as MNVVSESSFEANNRMNSLLGPKEHLKIGTWNVRTMYECGKTAQVVKEMQSYNVDILGVSKCRWTDCGSVTTTTGETILYSGRKDNKHQQGVAIIMNKKAKQALIAWSPVDERLIVARFHSKYAKMTLIQCYAPTNDAEDDSKTTFYEKLQSTVRKTPRHDILIVLGDLNAKVGNDNEGKERIMGKHGVGTINENGELLTEFCGVNYLIIGGTLFQHKDIHKITWNSPNGRDKNQIDHLMINGRWKNSLSDVRVMRGADCASDHHLVIGKINLKLRKAMKKVTSKREMFDIDKLKQSEVQKKFKIELRNRHRALENLQESENETVESLEQEWNEIKTIFKDTSNTTLGYRKRGRKQWISDNTWNSIQERKDIKKKLYSTKSERIKTALQKEYSNKDKEVKRNAKADRKEHLETLAREAETAASRGQLSTVYKITKQLSGKQTHSNKPCKAKDGRVLTSEKQQLERWTEHLKEVLNIDHQGDIPNIEQFGEELDINIEEVSREEIRKAILKLNKMCL; from the coding sequence ATGAATGTTGTTAGTGAAAGCTCTTTTGAAGCTAACAACAGGATGAACAGCCTTCTGGGACCGAAAGAACATCTAAAGATAGGAACGTGGAATGTACGCACAATGTATGAATGTGGAAAAACAGCTCAGGTAGTAAAAGAGATGCAATCTTATAATGTTGATATCCTTGGAGTAAGTAAATGTAGGTGGACTGACTGTGGATCTGTTACCACAACCACAGGAGAGACGATCCTATACTCCGGTAGGAAAGATAACAAACATCAACAAGGTGTTGCTATAATCATGAACAAAAAAGCCAAGCAAGCACTCATCGCATGGTCACCAGTAGATGAAAGATTGATTGTGGCAAGATTCCATTCTAAATATGCAAAAATGACTTTGATACAGTGCTATGCACCCACTAATGATGCCGAAGATGACTCAAAAACAACATTCTATGAGAAATTACAAAGCACTGTGAGGAAAACACCACGGCATGACATACTTATTGTCCTTGGAGATTTGAATGCTAAAGTTGGTAATGACAACGAGGGAAAAGAAAGAATTATGGGCAAACATGGAGTTGGTACTATCAATGAAAATGGAGAATTGCTAACAGAATTTTGTGGTGTCAATTACCTTATCATAGGAGGTACACTGTTCCAGCACAAAGATATACACAAAATCACATGGAACTCCCCAAACGGTCGAGACAAAAATCAAATAGACCACTTGATGATAAATGGGCGTTGGAAAAACTCACTGTCCGATGTAAGAGTAATGAGGGGAGCAGACTGTGCTAGTGACCACCATCTAGTTATTGGAAAAATCAACCTTAAATTAAGAAAGGCTATGAAGAAAGTAACAAGTAAGAGAGAAATGTTTGATATAGACAAGTTAAAACAATCTGAGGtacaaaagaaatttaaaatagAGCTAAGGAACAGACATAGAGCGTTAGAGAACTTGCAGGAGTCAGAGAATGAGACAGTGGAAAGCTTAGAACAGGAATGGAATGAGATTAAAACTATCTTTAAAGACACCTCTAATACCACACTTGGTTACAGGAAACGTGGGAGAAAGCAATGGATAAGCGACAACACCTGGAATAGCATTCAAGAAAGAAAGGACATTAAGAAAAAACTATACAGTACAAAATCAGAGAGAATTAAAACTGCCTTACAGAAAGAATATTCCAACAAAGATAAAGAAGTTAAACGAAATGCTAAGGCAGATAGGAAAGAGCATCTCGAAACACTAGCCAGGGAGGCAGAAACAGCAGCTTCCAGGGGACAACTTAGTACGGTATATAAGATCACAAAACAACTAAGCGGCAAACAAACACACTCCAATAAACCATGCAAGGCTAAGGATGGTAGGGTTTTAACATCGGAGAAACAGCAGCTTGAAAGATGGACGGAGCACTTGAAGGAAGTTCTTAACATTGATCATCAGGGTGACATTCCGAATATTGAACAGTTTGGTGAAGAATTAGACATAAACATTGAAGAAGTATCGAGGGAAGAGATCAGGAAGGCAATACTGAagttaaacaagatgtgtttgtga
- the LOC125651132 gene encoding acyl-CoA:lysophosphatidylglycerol acyltransferase 1-like — MFQNTKQILPTLCYHFIKGVYFISSQCVVVPVFITLHLLLWPLKFLQPSTYWAIDVHLFKAVMGVVSSWFYTDGVVIQESGDSLEKILDDEALLMCNHQSTADIGIIMQSLHPKGMAAGHMTWIMDHVFKLTHFGWICGQHGDFFLKQPCKTESERQEQIKNFRTHLQEVYTKTQKKWMVLFPEGGFLSSRKPGSQRFAKKNGWPVFENVALPRLGIAQTIMDELTQQKADSNMNENPGQLKWIIDMTIAYPGGKAPNALALIFSTWKYPPIHVHYRVFDINKIPSDSTSFTKWMYERYGEKDTFLNEYYQTGTFMSKFPKTVHTDKRGAFAHFVFFVICMYLSSSFVYSPVLSLIGVEVVALIIACYMVYFVYNFVQYFIHSWPSSNE; from the exons ATGTTCCAGAACACCAAGCAAATTCTACCAACTCTCTGTTACCACTTCATCAAAGGGGTCTACTTCATCAGCTCGCAGTGTGTTGTCGTTCCAGTCTTCATAACGCTGCATTTGTTACTATGGCCGTTGAAATTTCTACAACCATCGACTTACTGGGCCATTGATGTCCATTTATTCAAGGCAGTAATGGGAGTTGTGTCATCATGGTTTTACACAGACGGCGTCGTCA TTCAAGAATCTGGGGATTCTTTGGAAAAGATTTTGGACGACGAAGCTCTGCTGATGTGTAATCACCAATCTACTGCCGATATCGGAATTATCATGCAGTCACTTCATCCAAAAGGCATGGCAGCAGGTCACATGACTTGGATCATGGATCACGTGTTCAAACTTACTCACTTCGGATGGATCTGTGGTCAACATGGGGACTTCTTTCTTAAACAGCCTTGCAAA ACGGAATCGGAAAGACAAGAACAGATTAAAAACTTCAGAACACATCTACAAGAAGTGTATACAAAAACACAGAAGAAATGGATGGTCTTATTTCCAGAGGGAGGGTTTCTTTCCAGCAGGAAACCCGGAAGTCAGAG atttGCCAAGAAAAATGGGTGGCCAGTATTTGAAAACGTTGCATTACCTCGTTTAGGAATTGCTCAGACTATTATGGATGAACTGACACAACAGAAAG CTGATTCTAACATGAATGAAAACCCTGGTCAACTCAAATGGATAATCGACATGACCATAGCCTACCCTGGAGGAAAAGCACCCAACGCCCTCGCTCTCATATTCTCTACGTGGAAATATCCGCCTATCCATGTGCACTATCGTGTATTCGATATCAATAAAATCCCCTCAGATTCAACAAGCTTTACAAAGTGGATGTATGAGAGATATGGTGAAAAGGATACCTTTTTGAATGAGTACTACCAAACTGGGACCTTTATGTCAAAGTTTCCAAAGACTGTCCATACAGATAAGAGGGGGGCATTTGCTCACtttgtattttttgtaatttgtatGTATTTGTCAAGTTCATTCGTGTACTCTCCAGTTTTATCCTTGATAGGTGTTGAGGTTGTGGCTTTAATCATTGCATGTTATATGGTGTATTTTGTTTAtaactttgtacaatactttaTACACAGTTGGCCGTCATCAAATGAATGA
- the LOC125650410 gene encoding acyl-CoA:lysophosphatidylglycerol acyltransferase 1-like, with protein sequence MDEEHVFAGMYYIVKGAYFLYTQCVGVPVFVTFHILLLPLRFLHPRLFWTIDAHLFKAVLGGVTSWFYTEKVVLKETGDSLKEIFHDEALLMCNHQSTSDIAVIMQSLHPKGMVTGHMTWIMDHVFRLTHFGWISRLHGDFFLKQPCSTVEERNEQIGKLREHLTSVYSKTLKKWIVLFPEGGFLCTRKPGSQRYAKKHGLPVLENVCLPRLGVAKTILDELAPNAGLSNIKQKSGKLKWVIDMTIAYPNGEAPNALFLIFSRGEYPPIHVHYRVFDINSVPSDTEGFTKWLYDRYVEKDAMLEQFYRTGNLEENAVERVEYDVTGIILYVLFYTVWMWWLCIFVYPPVLSFIGWKSIFLITVCYIFYFIYDFVKYFLFSVPPSKE encoded by the exons ATGGATGAAGAACACGTGTTTGCTGGGATGTATTACATTGTTAAGGGTGCCTACTTCCTCTACACACAATGTGTCGGCGTCCCAGTTTTTGTGACTTTCCACATTTTGCTGTTACCGCTAAGGTTTCTTCACCCTCGACTCTTCTGGACCATAGATGCTCATTTGTTTAAGGCTGTTCTAGGTGGTGTGACGTCATGGTTTTACACCGAAAAAGTTGTTT TAAAAGAAACTGGCGATTCTTTGAAAGAAATTTTTCATGACGAGGCCCTTCTAATGTGTAATCACCAGTCTACTTCTGATATTGCGGTCATCATGCAGTCTCTACACCCAAAGGGTATGGTCACTGGTCACATGACTTGGATCATGGACCACGTCTTCCGACTCACTCATTTTGGATGGATATCACGTCTTCACGGAGATTTCTTTCTGAAACAGCCTTGTTCA ACTGTAGAAGAACGAAATGAACAGATAGGGAAACTCAGAGAACACTTAACTAGTGTTTATTCCAAGACCCTGAAGAAATGGATCGTGCTGTTTCCCGAGGGCGGGTTTTTGTGCACTAGAAAGCCGGGAAGCCAGAG GTACGCAAAGAAGCATGGTTTGCCTGTGCTGGAAAATGTTTGTCTGCCTCGTTTGGGAGTGGCAAAAACCATACTGGATGAATTAGCACCGAATGcag GTCTTTCTAACATAAAGCAGAAGTCAGGAAAGTTAAAGTGGGTTATCGACATGACGATAGCTTACCCAAACGGAGAAGCTCCAAACGCCCTGTTCCTGATTTTCTCCAGGGGAGAATATCCACCTATCCACGTACATTATCGAGTGTTCGATATAAATAGCGTTCCTAGCGACACGGAGGGATTCACAAAGTGGTTGTACGATAGATATGTCGAAAAGGACGCAATGTTAGAACAGTTCTATAGGACTGGAAATCTAGAAGAGAATGCAGTAGAGAGAGtggaatatgacgtcacagggaTCATCCTCTACGTCTTATTTTACACTGTTTGGATGTGGTGGTTATGCATCTTTGTGTATCCTCCAGTTTTATCGTTCATCGGTTGGAAATCAATTTTTCTTATCACTGTATGCTacatcttttatttcatttacgACTTTGTAAAGTATTTTCTCTTTTCCGTACCCCCTTCTAAGGAATAA